From Thermostichus vulcanus str. 'Rupite':
GCCAATGGGTTTGAACATGGGATCCGCTTGCCCAATGCCACTTCACTCTGGGAGATCCTGCCTTTGGCCGTCAAGTCAGATCATGGCAGGATTGGGATTTAAGGATACCAAGCTACCGCTTCGATCTCCACCAACGCATCAAGAGGCAGACGGGCCACCTGTACACAGGAGCGAGCCGGAGCGGGATCCGTCGAGAAAAACTCCTGGTACACCTCGTTCATGGCAGCAAAGTCCTTCATGTCAGCCAAAAAAACGGTTGTTTTGACCACGTTAGAGAGGTTCGTGCCCCCAGCAGCTAGCACTGCTTGTAAATTGAGTAACGCCTGCCGAGTTTGGGAGACTATATCTTCTCCTGTCAACTTTCCCGTTTTGGGATCCAGTCCCACCTGTCCGGCGGTGAAAATCAATGGACCAAGGACAGCAATCCCCTGACTGTAGGGGCCAACCGGAGTGGGAGCAGCATCGGTTTGAACCGCACAACGACCTGGCTCCCGTTGACTGGAGTGGCCGATCGGTTGAAGGGTGGGATTGACTTCATCCATCTTCGATGTTCTAACTCTTCCGTCACGCTACCACAGGCGGATTCCTGAAAGAATGGGCTGAGAATGCGAAGATGAG
This genomic window contains:
- a CDS encoding RidA family protein, encoding MDEVNPTLQPIGHSSQREPGRCAVQTDAAPTPVGPYSQGIAVLGPLIFTAGQVGLDPKTGKLTGEDIVSQTRQALLNLQAVLAAGGTNLSNVVKTTVFLADMKDFAAMNEVYQEFFSTDPAPARSCVQVARLPLDALVEIEAVAWYP